Sequence from the Clostridium saccharobutylicum DSM 13864 genome:
TTTATCTTTTATAAAAATATTGTATCATCTTTTTGCTTATTTATTATATATTTTTGTTATTTTTTCATATCTTTATTAATGTATTGATCTATAAATACTGATCTACGTAATGCTATTTGAGCTAACATTAAAATTTCATAATATAAAAACAACGAAACTTTAAAACCTTTCTATTTAATTACATCGCTTTAATTTACTTTTTTAATAATAAGTATGAAAGTCATGTATATAATTTATTTGTCACCTTTATAATAAAAAAAACATATATCAAATAATGAGCTCAATACTAGTCTGTTTTAATCAATAATTAATTAATTCAGTTTATGTTAATATACACCAACATCATGTTTTTATATTTTTAACAAAATTCAACTAAATATACATTGCATATTTAGTTGTTAAATCTATATATATTTCAACTTCATAAGTTCATGCTCACTGCTATAATTCTGTATGTAGTTGTATTATGTTATTGTTGTACTTATAACCTAAAAAATATTAGATAAGTGAAATTACAATTTTGATGATGCTTCACTTAATAGTATAATTCATTATCAATTGATAATGATTATATCCAACTAATCCCTTGCTTTTTATTAGTTTTTAATATATTATAGTAGTAATTTATTTTATCAAATGATAAAATATAAATAAAAATGGAGTGATATTTTAAATGAATGCTAAAACTAAAGTCGCTAGATTATCTTTACTTTCAAATACAATTTTAATATTTATGAAGCTAATTGTTGGTATTTTTACTGGATCAGTCAGTATAATATCAGAAGCTATTCATTCAACAATGGACTTGCTTGCTGCAATAATTGCATTTTTTTCTGTAAAAATATCAGATATTCCTGCTGATGATACACATCCTTATGGACATGGCAAAGTAGAAAATATTTCTGGTGTAATAGAATCGTTACTTATATTTGCAGCTTCTGTTTGGATAATTGTTGAAGCAGTAAAAAAAATACTTAATCCTGGTGAAATAGAATCTGCTGGAATTGGCTTTATAGTTATGTTTGTATCCGCTCTTATAAATTTAGTAGTATCTAAAAAATTATATAAAGTAGCTAAAGAAGAAGATTCAATAGCATTAGAAGCCGACGCTCTTCACTTAAAAGCTGATGTATATACTTCCTTAGGGGTAGGAATTGGATTATTTCTTATATGGCTTACAGGATTAAATTACTTAGATCCAATAGTAGCAATTGTTGTTGCTATATTTATATTAAAAGAATCTTTTGAATTATTAAAATCTGCATTTAACCCTCTTTTGGATGTTAAACTATCTGATGAAGAAATTGAAATTATTAGCACTGTTATAAGTAAATACTCATCCGTTTATTGTAACTATCATGATCTTAAAACAAGAAAATCTGGACGAATTAGATATATAGAATTGCACTTAGTATTTCCTGCAAATAAGTTAATTAAAGATGCCCATGATATATGTGACGAAATAGAAAATGATATTGGAAATGCATTAAGCTTTACCCACGTCATGATTCATTTAGAATCTTGTGATAAAGTATGTGATTGTTGTGAATTCAAGACTCATTGTATATATAGATAAAATTAAAAAATTAATTTAAATCTGCAAAAAAGTTACTACACTTATTTTAAATTGTAGTAACTTTTATTTATTAGTTTTTATACATTCCCATATTACCAAAATAACGCAATTTATTATATTTTGAATCAGTTGATTTAAAATAAATATAAATAGAACTTTTATCCAACTGATCATGTAATTCAAAAAATCTTCTATCTCCATATCTTATTGCTTTAAGTGCCATTGGCATTT
This genomic interval carries:
- a CDS encoding cation diffusion facilitator family transporter produces the protein MNAKTKVARLSLLSNTILIFMKLIVGIFTGSVSIISEAIHSTMDLLAAIIAFFSVKISDIPADDTHPYGHGKVENISGVIESLLIFAASVWIIVEAVKKILNPGEIESAGIGFIVMFVSALINLVVSKKLYKVAKEEDSIALEADALHLKADVYTSLGVGIGLFLIWLTGLNYLDPIVAIVVAIFILKESFELLKSAFNPLLDVKLSDEEIEIISTVISKYSSVYCNYHDLKTRKSGRIRYIELHLVFPANKLIKDAHDICDEIENDIGNALSFTHVMIHLESCDKVCDCCEFKTHCIYR